One Hevea brasiliensis isolate MT/VB/25A 57/8 chromosome 5, ASM3005281v1, whole genome shotgun sequence genomic region harbors:
- the LOC110644283 gene encoding arabinogalactan protein 23-like: MDMKKISFAVLIVAASMSAALTAHAAEAPATSAASAASGPAASGPSAPSPASGAAETSPFVGSLIGAFLLSFLAYYMQ; this comes from the coding sequence ATGGACATGAAAAAGATCTCCTTTGCTGTCCTCATTGTCGCTGCCTCCATGAGTGCAGCCTTGACCGCCCACGCTGCTGAGGCCCCTGCCACTTCTGCCGCTTCAGCTGCTTCAGGCCCTGCCGCTTCTGGCCCTTCTGCTCCATCCCCCGCCAGCGGAGCTGCCGAGACATCCCCATTTGTTGGGTCTTTGATCGGAGCTTTCCTTTTATCTTTCCTTGCTTACTATATGCAGTAA
- the LOC110631421 gene encoding serine/threonine-protein kinase Nek6, protein MEPDNSEVKSKMEDYEVIEQIGRGAFGSAFLVLHKTENKKYVLKKIRLAKQTEKFKQTAHQEMNLIANLKNPYIVEYKDSWVEKGSCVCIVTAYCEGGDMAEIIKKARGIFFPEEKLCKWLTQLLLAVDHLHSNRVLHRDLKCSNIFLTKDNDVRLGDFGLAKLLNTEDLASSVVGTPNYMCPELLADIPYGYKSDIWSLGCCMFEMAAHQPAFRAPDMASLINKINRSSISPLPIVYSSSLKQIIKSMLRKNPEHRPTAAELLRHPHLRSYLLHCRNASSVFLPIKPINNSKEKTRRKSLSGKPSGGSGKANRDREVGPLNQPQNDHPFERNGVAQQTNQPHVDIPTSTSSAEDNLETKRVDPTSYTVEISDSMTGPKDSSTDSETSVCNGDKQADSSSLVRKDGTDIEFTFKCTLNSQLEDETTSECFEQLQEVNVNSITAKDQPNFCDQKVVEEAETEGDGATAGESRKLAMPSLSCTEKDTSLDDKSSPSPINKPYEESECCLQKPESPDVYTEGTHMEYLSSESNDILPCKDEIGAKPDKDNCSMPTEKDDACGMKVPTPSEIQLLNTLAAMHGDETKSEWENPGQQRADALESLLELCARLLKQDKIDELAGVLKPFGEEVVSSRETAIWLTKSLMSQHKFNEGT, encoded by the exons ATGAACTTGATTGCAAACCTGAAAAACCCATATATTGTGGAGTATAAAGATTCTTGGGTGGAAAAG GGAAGTTGTGTGTGCATAGTGACAGCCTACTGTGAAGGTGGAGACAT GGCTGAGATTATAAAGAAGGCCAGAGGCATTTTTTTCCCAGAAGAG AAACTCTGCAAATGGTTGACTCAGTTATTGCTAGCTGTGGACCACCTACACTCTAACCGTGTGCTTCACAGAGATCTTAAG TGCTCCAACATATTCCTTACAAAGGACAATGATGTCCGCCTTG GTGACTTTGGACTTGCAAAGCTGCTTAACACAGAAGACCTTGCTTCTTCG GTTGTTGGCACTCCTAATTATATGTGTCCTGAGCTCCTAGCAGATATACCTTATGGCTACAAATCTGACATATGGTCACTTG GCTgctgtatgtttgaaatggctgcACACCAACCAGCATTTAGGGCTCCT GACATGGCTTCACTAATCAACAAAATAAATAGATCCTCCATTTCTCCTCTCCCAATTGTGTATTCCTCCTCACT GAAACAAATTATTAAGAGCATGCTGAGGAAGAATCCGGAACACAGGCCAACA GCTGCAGAGCTGTTAAGACATCCTCATTTGCGATCATATTTACTTCATTGCCGCAATGCGTCTTCTGTGTTTCTTCCTATAAAGCCCATAAACAATTCAAAGGAGAAAACAAGGAGAAAATCATTGTCTGGCAAACCTAGTGGTGGCAGTGGCAAAGCCAACAGGGATAGGGAAGTTGGGCCACTAAACCAGCCACAAAATGATCATCCATTTGAGAGAAATGGTGTTGCACAACAAACCAATCAACCTCATGTTGACATCCCAACATCAACATCAAGTGCAGAAGACAACCTTGAGACCAAGAGGGTTGATCCTACGAGTTATACTGTGGAAATATCAGATTCTATGACTGGTCCAAAAGACAGTTCCACTGATTCTGAAACTAGTGTTTGCAATGGAGACAAGCAAGCTGATTCTAGCAGTCTAGTTCGAAAAGATGGCACTGACATTGAGTTTACATTCAAGTGCACACTGAATTCTCAACTTGAAGATGAAACCACATCTGAGTGTTTTGAACAATTGCAAGAGGTTAATGTCAATTCTATTACAGCAAAGGATCAACCAAACTTTTGCGACCAGAAAGTTGTTGAAGAAGCTGAAACAGAGGGAGATGGTGCAACAGCAGGGGAGAGCAGGAAATTGGCAATGCCTAGTCTAAGTTGCACAGAAAAGGATACTTCCCTTGATGATAAAAGCTCACCATCACCTATAAATAAACCTTATGAAGAATCAGAATGCTGTTTACAGAAACCAGAAAGCCCTGATGTGTACACAGAAGGAACTCATATGGAATACCTATCATCTGAAAGTAATGATATCCTTCCATGTAAAGATGAAATTGGAGCAAAACCAGATAAGGATAATTGCTCCATGCCAACGGAGAAAGATGATGCTTGTGGGATGAAGGTGCCAACACCAAGTGAAATTCAATTGCTTAATACACTTGCTGCAATGCATGGTGATGAAACCAAAAGCGAGTGGGAGAATCCTGGTCAGCAAAGAGCAGATGCTCTAGAGTCTTTGCTTGAGCTATGTGCTCGGCTACTTAAACAGGACAAAATCGACGAACTTGCTGGTGTGTTAAAGCCATTTGGGGAAGAAGTGGTCTCATCTAGAGAAACAGCAATTTGGTTAACAAAAAGTCTCATGTCGCAACATAAATTTAATGAGGGGACGTAA